The proteins below come from a single Vicinamibacterales bacterium genomic window:
- a CDS encoding helix-turn-helix domain-containing protein gives MRERLERLIAEMVDRGILFEDAVSAFERAFIDRVLERHEGNLSSAARELRIHRNTLSRKRAEQKLRR, from the coding sequence GTGCGCGAGCGGCTCGAACGCCTGATCGCGGAGATGGTGGACCGGGGCATCCTGTTCGAGGACGCGGTGTCGGCCTTCGAACGCGCGTTCATCGATCGCGTGCTGGAGCGCCACGAGGGCAATTTGTCGTCCGCGGCTCGCGAGCTGCGCATCCACCGGAACACCCTCAGCCGCAAACGGGCGGAACAGAAGCTGCGACGCTAG
- a CDS encoding phosphoribosylaminoimidazolesuccinocarboxamide synthase translates to MALPAPLLTTRFPEISPSRCGKVRDLYEVGDDLVIVATDRISAFDYVLGSGIPDKGKVLTQLSAFWFDLTASVVPNHVRSTDPAEFPAPLRPHADVLRGRSMLVRRSRPVPIECVVRGYLVGSGWAEYRKSGTVCGIALPAGLREADRLPEPIFTPSTKAESGHDENISEEEAGELVGRGLIGRLKALSLKVYAMGAAHAETRGIIVADTKFEFGLAADSADGDEVLLIDEVLTPDSSRFWPADGYCPGGGQPSFDKQFVRDYLEQIKWNKQPPVPSLPYEVVAKTRDKYLEALRRLAGHELDARS, encoded by the coding sequence ATGGCGCTGCCGGCCCCGCTGCTCACGACGAGGTTTCCCGAGATTTCGCCAAGCCGATGCGGCAAGGTTCGTGACCTCTACGAGGTCGGCGACGACCTCGTCATCGTCGCCACCGACCGCATTTCGGCGTTCGACTACGTGCTCGGCTCCGGTATCCCGGACAAGGGGAAGGTCCTGACGCAACTGTCGGCCTTCTGGTTCGATCTGACGGCGTCGGTGGTGCCGAACCACGTCCGGTCGACGGATCCGGCGGAGTTCCCGGCGCCGCTGCGGCCCCACGCGGACGTGCTGCGCGGCCGCTCGATGCTCGTGCGCCGCAGCCGACCGGTCCCGATCGAGTGCGTCGTCCGAGGATACCTGGTTGGGTCGGGCTGGGCCGAGTATCGCAAGAGCGGAACGGTGTGCGGCATCGCACTCCCGGCCGGCCTGCGGGAAGCAGACCGCCTGCCCGAACCGATCTTCACACCTTCGACCAAGGCCGAGAGCGGACACGACGAGAACATCAGCGAGGAAGAGGCCGGCGAGTTGGTTGGACGCGGCCTGATTGGCCGGTTGAAGGCGCTCTCGCTGAAGGTGTACGCGATGGGCGCCGCGCATGCCGAAACCCGCGGCATCATCGTCGCCGACACGAAGTTCGAGTTCGGGCTGGCGGCCGATTCGGCAGACGGCGACGAGGTGCTGCTGATCGACGAGGTCCTCACGCCCGACTCGTCCCGCTTCTGGCCCGCCGACGGCTATTGCCCCGGGGGGGGCCAGCCCAGCTTCGACAAGCAGTTCGTCCGCGACTACCTCGAACAGATCAAGTGGAACAAGCAGCCGCCCGTGCCGTCGCTTCCCTACGAGGTCGTGGCGAAGACGCGCGACAAGTACCTCGAAGCGCTGCGTCGGCTGGCCGGCCACGAACTGGACGCCCGGAGTTGA
- a CDS encoding lysylphosphatidylglycerol synthase transmembrane domain-containing protein yields the protein MRAHLRTIVVFVLAVALLAWFLRHANLAGVWAEIRRGDIGLVLVAVVMTMTTYASRSIRWQYLLQGLGPTRFLNVFRATVMGFAASFLLPARAGEFLRPYVLARREGLSATATFATVILERVFDMVTVLALFAVFLLLDDPAVVDADPRVFNAVKLSGLVVAAVTVAVLVVFFVLAGRPETVGRLSARVERVLPARLARLVDGMARTFAEGLSAVRRPQQLVMVFVWSFPLWLSIAAGAWLVTHAFHIEMSYVGSFLLTTVLVAGVLVPTPGAVGGFHEAYRIAVTSFFHAPNDRAVGAAIVLHAISFVPVTLLGIVFMAQEGLTLGRMRRLADSATAEEEGAR from the coding sequence ATGCGTGCCCACCTGCGAACCATCGTCGTCTTCGTCCTGGCTGTCGCCCTGCTTGCGTGGTTTCTCCGTCACGCGAATCTGGCCGGCGTCTGGGCGGAGATCCGTCGAGGCGACATCGGTCTGGTGCTCGTCGCGGTCGTGATGACGATGACGACCTATGCCAGCCGGTCGATCCGGTGGCAGTACCTGCTCCAGGGACTCGGTCCGACCCGGTTCTTGAACGTATTTCGAGCGACGGTGATGGGATTCGCTGCCAGCTTCTTGCTCCCGGCGCGCGCCGGCGAGTTTCTGCGCCCGTATGTCCTGGCGAGGCGCGAGGGCCTGAGCGCGACCGCCACGTTTGCCACGGTGATCCTGGAGCGAGTGTTCGACATGGTGACCGTGCTGGCGTTGTTCGCGGTGTTCCTGCTGCTCGACGATCCGGCGGTCGTTGACGCCGACCCGCGGGTGTTCAACGCCGTGAAGCTCAGTGGTCTCGTGGTTGCCGCGGTGACAGTGGCCGTGCTGGTGGTGTTCTTCGTGCTCGCTGGTCGGCCCGAGACCGTGGGCCGGCTGTCCGCGCGGGTCGAGCGTGTGCTGCCCGCGCGGTTGGCGCGTCTGGTGGACGGCATGGCGCGGACCTTCGCGGAGGGGTTGTCGGCGGTCCGCCGGCCGCAGCAACTGGTGATGGTGTTCGTCTGGTCGTTCCCGTTGTGGCTCTCGATTGCGGCGGGCGCGTGGCTCGTCACCCATGCGTTCCACATCGAGATGTCGTATGTCGGATCGTTCCTGCTCACCACCGTGCTGGTGGCCGGTGTGCTGGTTCCGACGCCGGGGGCGGTGGGCGGGTTTCATGAGGCATACCGGATTGCGGTGACGTCGTTCTTTCACGCGCCGAACGACCGGGCGGTTGGGGCGGCGATCGTCCTGCACGCCATCTCGTTCGTGCCGGTGACGCTTCTCGGCATCGTCTTCATGGCCCAGGAAGGTCTGACCCTGGGCCGCATGCGGCGTCTGGCCGATTCGGCCACGGCGGAGGAGGAGGGAGCCAGATGA
- the nrdR gene encoding transcriptional regulator NrdR: MKCPYCGHLGDKVVDSRESKEGEVIRRRRECLDCGRRFTSYERIDEIPYMVVKKDGSRERFERQKLIGGMLKACEKRPVSVSTLEKVADRVEATLQERPEKEIATAEVGQFVMQALKDLDEVAYVRFASVYRNFRDVGEFRKQLEELLNAGE; this comes from the coding sequence ATGAAATGCCCGTACTGCGGCCACTTGGGCGACAAGGTGGTGGACTCGCGGGAGAGCAAGGAAGGCGAGGTCATCCGACGGCGACGGGAGTGCCTCGACTGCGGCCGCCGGTTCACGAGCTATGAACGGATCGACGAGATTCCGTACATGGTGGTGAAGAAGGACGGGAGCCGCGAGCGCTTCGAGCGCCAGAAGCTCATTGGCGGTATGCTGAAGGCGTGTGAGAAGCGCCCGGTGAGCGTCTCGACGCTCGAGAAGGTGGCGGACCGCGTTGAAGCGACGCTCCAGGAGCGGCCGGAGAAGGAGATTGCCACGGCGGAAGTCGGGCAGTTCGTGATGCAGGCGCTGAAGGATCTCGACGAGGTTGCCTACGTGCGGTTCGCGTCGGTGTATCGCAACTTCCGCGATGTCGGGGAATTCAGGAAGCAGCTCGAGGAACTGCTGAACGCGGGCGAATGA
- a CDS encoding DUF4390 domain-containing protein gives MTRRFLTGTLLTVLLVGASAWRAWPAAPVLAAGTEGLQVVTLAKDGRILVSFTLSNGFTDELREAIRSGLPATITYEIDLRRDGLLWFDRTIASSTVTASVRFDNLTRQHRLARTVDGRGEEPRLTEDESLVREWLTVFKQLPLFSTAQLEGNVEYYVRVRAITRPRVNWLLFWPWEQGATTGYVRFTVIQ, from the coding sequence ATGACACGGAGATTCCTGACGGGAACGCTCCTGACGGTCCTTCTGGTGGGCGCCTCCGCCTGGCGGGCGTGGCCGGCCGCACCGGTGCTGGCCGCGGGCACTGAAGGGCTCCAGGTGGTGACGCTGGCCAAGGACGGCCGGATCCTGGTGTCGTTCACCCTCTCGAACGGGTTCACGGACGAGTTGCGCGAGGCGATCCGCAGCGGTCTGCCCGCGACGATTACCTACGAGATCGATTTGCGGCGCGATGGGCTGCTCTGGTTCGACCGCACGATCGCCTCGTCCACCGTCACCGCCAGCGTCCGGTTCGACAATCTCACACGGCAGCACCGGCTCGCCCGCACCGTGGATGGTCGCGGCGAGGAGCCGCGCCTCACCGAGGACGAATCGCTCGTGCGCGAGTGGCTGACGGTCTTCAAGCAACTGCCGCTGTTCAGCACGGCACAGCTCGAGGGCAATGTCGAGTACTACGTGCGCGTTCGGGCGATCACCCGGCCGCGCGTCAACTGGCTCCTGTTCTGGCCGTGGGAGCAAGGGGCCACCACCGGTTACGTGCGCTTCACCGTCATCCAGTAG
- a CDS encoding ATP-binding protein translates to MLSLRDTAPAPRSAPPRRSAQGRRPFRDNPILIVASIALLIAALGATLTFASRSSRLSPDFLTEFVLYALSAADLAMILALVFVLARNIVKMMVERRRGLPFARFRSKLVAVLLALTLIPSMLVLFVGSELIRSSLDRWFNAPMEEIVASANRTAADYYRERQKLVSDTSRRIGRVLSPLGFPDADVTKVFELISPEVAQQRIGMVEVYRVSPGRGPRPDVLPVAEVRSPSLPPDYNRASADRLAERVVAENTETHAIEPLGSGGELVRAASPVRGNDGAPAAVIVASDFLTGEMSTRARRMTESFEQYNQLRVLRNPLIGVYISFFLMVTLMILVSATWMGLYLAKRITRPIQRLAAAAREIGAGHLDHRLEPETSDEFGALVEAFNTMAGELWRSRRDLERSAGDQQRQHQEVEARRRYIETILERITTGVISLDASGHVTTINSAAARLLALDGQVATGRPAVELLSRPDLQPLVALVEGARQEGQDPPPQEIGLAHDGRELHLAAAATALHGEGGAIEGTVLVFDDITPLIRAQKVAAWREVARRLAHEIKNPLTPIQLCAERLGRHFQTAPPPTRALVEECTKTIVGEVESLKALVDEFSQFARMPAPRRIPTDLAGLLADTLSLYVGLFREVKIESTAPPGMPMVRVDPEQIRRVVINLVDNAIEAMDRHGHVAIEVQYAATERVARVVVADNGPGIPASEREKLFLPYYSTKRRGSGLGLAIVRRIIAEHGGTIDVADNAPTGTRFTIELPA, encoded by the coding sequence ATGCTCAGCCTGCGGGATACCGCTCCGGCGCCACGATCCGCTCCGCCCCGGCGGAGTGCGCAGGGGCGTCGTCCGTTTCGCGACAACCCGATCCTGATTGTCGCCAGCATTGCCCTGTTGATCGCTGCGCTCGGTGCGACGCTGACGTTCGCCAGCCGCTCGTCGCGCCTCTCGCCGGACTTCCTCACGGAGTTCGTCCTCTACGCGTTGTCGGCCGCCGACCTGGCGATGATTCTGGCCCTCGTCTTCGTGCTCGCGCGGAACATCGTGAAGATGATGGTCGAGCGGCGGCGTGGCCTGCCGTTCGCCCGGTTCCGCTCGAAGCTCGTCGCGGTCCTGCTGGCGCTGACGCTGATCCCGTCGATGCTGGTGCTGTTCGTCGGGAGCGAGCTGATTCGCAGCAGCCTCGACCGATGGTTCAACGCGCCGATGGAAGAGATCGTCGCGTCGGCGAACCGGACGGCGGCGGACTACTACCGCGAACGCCAGAAGCTGGTGTCCGATACCTCTCGAAGGATCGGCCGGGTGCTGTCGCCGCTCGGCTTTCCCGACGCCGACGTGACGAAGGTGTTCGAGTTGATCTCTCCCGAGGTCGCGCAACAGCGCATCGGGATGGTGGAGGTCTACCGCGTGTCGCCGGGGCGCGGCCCGCGGCCCGACGTGCTGCCGGTGGCCGAAGTCCGCTCGCCGTCGCTGCCGCCGGACTACAACCGCGCGTCGGCCGACCGCCTGGCCGAACGGGTGGTGGCGGAGAACACGGAGACGCACGCCATCGAGCCGCTCGGGAGCGGCGGCGAACTCGTGCGGGCCGCGTCGCCCGTTCGCGGCAACGACGGTGCGCCTGCCGCGGTCATCGTCGCCTCCGATTTCCTCACGGGTGAAATGTCCACGCGCGCGCGTCGGATGACCGAGTCGTTCGAGCAGTACAACCAATTGCGCGTCCTCAGGAACCCTCTGATCGGCGTCTACATCTCGTTCTTCCTGATGGTGACGCTGATGATCCTCGTGAGCGCCACGTGGATGGGGCTCTACCTCGCCAAGCGAATCACGCGGCCGATCCAGCGGCTGGCGGCCGCGGCCCGCGAGATCGGCGCCGGGCATCTCGACCACCGGCTCGAACCGGAGACGAGCGACGAGTTCGGTGCGCTCGTCGAGGCGTTCAACACGATGGCCGGCGAGTTGTGGCGCAGCCGCCGCGATCTCGAGCGCTCGGCCGGCGATCAGCAGCGGCAGCATCAGGAGGTCGAGGCGCGTCGACGGTACATCGAGACGATTCTCGAGCGGATCACCACGGGGGTCATCTCGCTGGACGCATCGGGACATGTCACGACGATCAACTCCGCGGCCGCTCGGCTGCTCGCCCTCGACGGGCAGGTGGCGACGGGACGTCCGGCCGTCGAACTGCTCAGCCGCCCCGACCTGCAGCCGCTGGTCGCCCTGGTCGAGGGGGCGCGCCAGGAGGGACAGGACCCGCCGCCTCAGGAAATCGGCCTCGCGCACGACGGTCGGGAACTGCACCTGGCCGCGGCCGCGACCGCGCTGCACGGCGAGGGCGGCGCCATCGAGGGCACGGTCCTGGTCTTCGACGACATCACACCACTCATCCGTGCGCAGAAGGTCGCGGCGTGGCGGGAAGTGGCCCGCCGCCTGGCCCATGAGATCAAGAATCCGCTCACGCCGATTCAGCTCTGCGCGGAACGGCTCGGACGTCACTTCCAGACGGCCCCTCCGCCCACGCGTGCGCTGGTCGAGGAGTGCACGAAGACGATTGTCGGCGAGGTCGAGTCGCTCAAGGCGCTGGTGGACGAGTTCTCGCAGTTCGCGCGCATGCCGGCACCGCGGCGGATTCCGACCGATCTCGCGGGCCTGCTCGCCGACACGCTGTCGCTCTACGTCGGCCTGTTCCGGGAGGTGAAGATCGAGAGTACGGCGCCGCCCGGGATGCCGATGGTCCGGGTGGATCCTGAACAGATTCGCCGGGTGGTCATCAACCTGGTGGACAACGCGATCGAGGCGATGGATCGGCACGGGCACGTCGCCATCGAGGTCCAGTACGCCGCCACCGAGCGCGTGGCGCGCGTCGTCGTGGCTGACAATGGCCCTGGCATTCCGGCCAGCGAGCGCGAGAAGCTGTTCCTGCCGTACTACTCGACCAAGCGGCGGGGGAGCGGACTCGGCCTGGCGATCGTGCGGCGGATCATCGCGGAGCACGGCGGTACGATTGACGTGGCCGACAATGCGCCGACGGGTACGCGCTTCACCATCGAGCTGCCCGCGTAG
- a CDS encoding sigma-54 dependent transcriptional regulator produces MKPTILIVDDEPGVRSALSGVLRDEGYQVEAVESGEACLDRVTRVAFDLILLDVWLPGADGLATLARLRERQLDVQVVMISGHGNIESAVRAIKLGAFDFIEKPLSLDKTMLVVRNALRQRRLEAENRALRARVDRNLQMIGESYAMRQLREQVAMAAPTNGRVLIYGHNGTGKELVARTVHALSRRRTGPFVEVNCAAIPEELIESELFGHVKGAFTGAVSDRRGKFEVADGGTIFLDEIGDMSLKTQAKVLRVLQEQVVEPVGGTAGVRVDVRVLAATNKDLPVEIRAGRFREDLYFRLNVIPIFVPPLHDRQEDIPLLAEHFMAGFAREYGRRMKTLEASAIAALQEYPWPGNVRELRNVIERLIIMVPGDTISVRDLGFLDGSFAVEPEPAAADPGAEPVSLQAARTRFEREFILRTLNAQNGNISRTADLLGVERSNLYRKMRALGIVSRSADREEDPA; encoded by the coding sequence GTGAAACCGACGATTCTGATCGTAGACGATGAGCCTGGCGTGCGGAGCGCACTGTCCGGCGTGCTGCGGGACGAAGGCTACCAGGTCGAGGCCGTGGAGAGCGGGGAGGCCTGTCTCGACCGCGTCACGCGCGTCGCGTTCGACCTGATCCTGCTCGATGTCTGGCTGCCCGGCGCCGACGGCCTGGCGACGCTCGCGCGCCTGCGCGAGCGCCAGCTCGACGTGCAGGTGGTCATGATCTCCGGGCACGGCAACATCGAGTCGGCCGTGCGGGCGATCAAGCTGGGGGCATTCGACTTCATCGAGAAGCCGCTCTCCCTCGACAAGACGATGCTCGTCGTGCGCAATGCGCTGCGGCAGCGCCGCCTCGAAGCGGAGAACCGCGCGTTGCGGGCGCGCGTCGATCGGAACCTGCAGATGATCGGCGAGAGCTACGCCATGCGACAGCTGCGCGAGCAGGTGGCCATGGCCGCGCCGACCAACGGTCGGGTGCTGATCTACGGGCACAACGGCACCGGCAAGGAACTGGTCGCGCGCACGGTCCACGCCCTCAGCCGCCGGCGGACGGGTCCGTTCGTGGAAGTGAACTGCGCGGCGATTCCCGAGGAGTTGATCGAGAGCGAGCTGTTCGGCCACGTCAAGGGGGCCTTCACCGGCGCCGTGAGCGACCGGCGTGGCAAGTTCGAGGTGGCGGACGGGGGAACGATCTTCCTCGACGAGATCGGCGACATGAGCCTGAAGACGCAGGCGAAGGTGCTGCGGGTCCTCCAGGAACAAGTGGTCGAGCCCGTCGGCGGCACGGCGGGCGTGCGCGTCGACGTGCGGGTCCTGGCGGCCACCAACAAGGACCTGCCCGTCGAGATCCGTGCCGGCCGCTTCCGCGAGGATCTGTACTTCCGCTTGAACGTCATCCCGATCTTCGTGCCCCCGTTGCACGACCGGCAGGAGGACATCCCGCTGCTCGCCGAGCACTTCATGGCCGGTTTCGCCCGGGAGTACGGTCGCCGCATGAAGACGCTCGAAGCGAGCGCCATTGCCGCCCTGCAGGAGTATCCGTGGCCGGGCAACGTCCGCGAACTGCGGAACGTGATCGAGCGACTGATCATCATGGTACCGGGCGACACGATCAGCGTTCGCGATCTCGGATTTCTCGACGGGTCGTTCGCCGTCGAACCGGAGCCGGCCGCGGCGGATCCCGGCGCCGAGCCGGTCTCGCTGCAGGCCGCCCGCACGCGCTTCGAGCGCGAGTTCATTCTCCGGACCCTGAACGCGCAGAACGGCAACATCTCTCGAACGGCCGATCTGCTGGGCGTCGAACGCAGCAATCTCTACCGCAAGATGCGCGCCCTCGGGATCGTCAGCCGGTCCGCCGACCGCGAGGAGGATCCCGCATAG
- a CDS encoding RDD family protein — translation MKCPKCGYIGFEPAERCRNCGYDFSLSSSNPPASDLSLRPDQAIGPLADFDLGEAKRPPRPTPATRTARRRQDPTLDPGIPSGEAVGPADLPLFGELDETPLVKPGSAPTPPLSVRRSTPVARTRPNPARLSDPQRDLGLLPEADLASHEPMANSSDAAAVEAGPHAAPGAERRLAASLLDVVLLVALDVAVLYFTLRMCRLATAELGILPVWPTLAFLLLMNGGYMVLLTAASGQTLGKMAFGLKVVSRDEGPVSIGQTLIRTLVGFLGLLPVGLGLLPAAFDHGCRGLHDRMANTRVIRAVAS, via the coding sequence ATGAAGTGCCCCAAGTGCGGCTACATCGGGTTCGAGCCGGCCGAACGCTGCAGGAACTGCGGGTACGATTTCTCGCTGTCTTCGTCGAACCCGCCCGCGTCCGACCTCTCGCTCCGACCGGATCAGGCGATTGGTCCGCTGGCCGATTTCGACCTAGGTGAGGCGAAGAGGCCGCCTCGTCCGACGCCGGCCACCAGGACAGCGCGCCGTCGTCAGGACCCCACCCTCGATCCGGGAATACCGTCGGGCGAAGCCGTGGGGCCTGCAGACCTGCCACTGTTCGGCGAGCTCGACGAGACGCCGCTCGTAAAGCCTGGGAGCGCGCCGACACCGCCTCTGTCGGTTCGTCGGTCCACACCTGTGGCGCGAACGCGCCCGAACCCCGCGCGCCTGTCGGATCCGCAGCGCGATCTCGGCTTGCTCCCCGAGGCCGACCTCGCTTCGCACGAGCCCATGGCGAACTCGTCGGACGCAGCCGCGGTGGAGGCGGGCCCGCATGCGGCGCCGGGTGCCGAGCGTCGGCTGGCGGCGTCGCTGCTCGATGTTGTGTTGCTGGTCGCTCTCGACGTCGCTGTCCTGTATTTCACGTTGCGGATGTGCCGCCTGGCGACGGCCGAACTGGGCATCTTGCCGGTGTGGCCGACCCTGGCGTTCCTCCTCCTGATGAACGGCGGGTACATGGTGCTGCTGACGGCGGCAAGCGGCCAGACGCTTGGCAAGATGGCCTTCGGTCTGAAGGTCGTGTCGCGCGACGAAGGGCCCGTGTCGATCGGGCAAACGCTCATTCGGACGCTTGTCGGGTTCCTTGGCCTTCTGCCCGTTGGACTGGGTTTGCTGCCGGCGGCGTTCGATCACGGCTGTCGCGGGTTGCACGACCGGATGGCGAACACTCGTGTCATTCGGGCCGTCGCCTCCTGA
- a CDS encoding phosphatidylglycerophosphatase A, with amino-acid sequence MKSRLAILLATFGYVGHFPIAPGTAGSAAAIPLYLLLRWAGMPALDVAVIVVLFAAGCWAGSEAEAHYGRTDPGQVVLDEVIGMLLTLLFLPVSWIGVLLGFLLFRLFDVFKPFPARQCERLPGGLGIMADDAVAGIYGNMALRLIIWLVPALR; translated from the coding sequence ATGAAGAGTCGACTCGCCATCCTTCTCGCGACGTTCGGCTATGTGGGGCACTTCCCGATCGCACCCGGGACGGCCGGGTCGGCCGCAGCGATTCCCCTCTATCTCCTCCTGCGGTGGGCTGGCATGCCTGCGCTCGACGTGGCCGTCATCGTCGTCCTGTTCGCGGCCGGGTGTTGGGCGGGCTCGGAGGCGGAGGCCCACTACGGCCGGACGGACCCCGGTCAGGTCGTTCTCGATGAAGTGATCGGCATGCTGCTCACACTGCTGTTCCTGCCGGTCAGCTGGATCGGTGTGCTGTTGGGCTTTCTGCTCTTCCGCCTCTTCGACGTGTTCAAACCGTTCCCGGCCCGGCAGTGCGAGCGTCTGCCTGGCGGGCTTGGAATCATGGCCGACGACGCCGTGGCGGGGATCTACGGGAACATGGCGCTCCGGCTGATCATCTGGCTCGTGCCAGCGCTGCGGTAA
- a CDS encoding competence/damage-inducible protein A: MKRAIIIAVGSELLTPFRSDTNSLFITSKLNDIGIQVLAKLIVGDRRAELAAVIAGALSRTDLLVLTGGLGPTEDDVTRLAVADATGAAIEEDPAILERIRQRFAKRGLDMPAVNRTQAQVLCGATVLPNPNGTAPGQWLEHEGTAIVLLPGPPREMRPMFDAVVAERLAPLTSGARLYRRVLKIAGRSESAIEELAQPVYSTWTEWQPPVSTSILAVPGQIELHFSVSASSVAEGNTTLARATDEMLAVLGDDVYSTDGRPLEQVVGDRLREHGWRVATAESCTGGLVASRLTDVAGSSDYVDRGVVCYSNRAKTELLGVPAELISAHGAVSEAVGVAMAHGIRERAGVEVAVGITGVAGPGGGSAEKPVGTVVIAVVWPGGDAVHRFQFLGGRESVKFQASQAALNLLRHLAGGGSSHAPLHRG; this comes from the coding sequence ATGAAGCGAGCGATCATCATCGCCGTCGGCAGTGAACTGCTGACACCGTTTCGGTCCGACACCAACTCCCTGTTCATCACGTCGAAGCTGAACGACATCGGCATCCAGGTCCTGGCCAAACTGATCGTCGGCGATCGGCGCGCCGAACTGGCGGCGGTGATTGCCGGCGCGTTGTCGCGGACCGATCTCCTCGTCCTCACCGGTGGCCTCGGGCCAACCGAGGACGATGTGACGAGGCTGGCGGTGGCGGACGCGACCGGTGCGGCGATCGAAGAGGACCCGGCCATTCTGGAGCGGATCCGCCAGCGCTTCGCGAAGCGGGGACTCGACATGCCCGCGGTCAACCGCACGCAGGCGCAGGTCCTCTGCGGCGCGACCGTGCTCCCGAACCCGAACGGTACCGCGCCCGGGCAGTGGCTGGAGCACGAGGGCACCGCGATCGTGCTGCTCCCCGGTCCGCCGCGCGAGATGCGTCCGATGTTCGACGCCGTTGTCGCCGAACGGCTCGCGCCTCTGACGTCCGGCGCCCGCCTCTACCGCCGTGTGCTGAAGATTGCCGGGCGCTCGGAATCGGCGATCGAAGAACTGGCGCAGCCGGTGTATTCGACCTGGACCGAGTGGCAGCCGCCGGTCTCGACCAGCATCCTCGCCGTCCCGGGGCAGATCGAACTGCACTTCTCGGTATCCGCCAGCAGCGTCGCGGAGGGCAACACGACGCTGGCGCGTGCGACCGACGAGATGCTGGCCGTCCTTGGCGACGACGTGTACAGCACTGACGGACGTCCGCTCGAGCAGGTTGTCGGCGATCGGCTTCGGGAACACGGATGGCGCGTGGCAACGGCAGAGTCCTGCACGGGAGGCCTGGTCGCGTCGCGGCTGACGGACGTGGCGGGCAGCTCGGACTATGTCGATCGCGGGGTCGTCTGCTACAGCAACCGCGCAAAGACGGAACTGCTCGGTGTGCCGGCGGAGCTGATTTCGGCCCACGGTGCGGTGAGCGAGGCGGTCGGCGTGGCGATGGCCCACGGGATCCGCGAACGGGCCGGCGTGGAGGTGGCCGTCGGCATCACCGGTGTGGCGGGGCCCGGTGGAGGCAGCGCCGAGAAGCCGGTCGGCACGGTGGTGATTGCGGTTGTCTGGCCCGGCGGAGACGCGGTGCACCGGTTCCAGTTCCTGGGCGGGCGGGAGTCGGTGAAGTTCCAGGCATCGCAGGCGGCGCTGAACCTCTTGCGACACCTGGCGGGCGGCGGGTCTTCCCATGCGCCTCTTCATCGCGGTTGA
- the thpR gene encoding RNA 2',3'-cyclic phosphodiesterase, whose product MRLFIAVELDDVVRRSAAAVAERLDQEFRRGNARRSVTWVAQQNLHLTLRFLGEVDASRANGVIARLTPPFATSRFDIAVAGVGAFPPSGPPRVIWMGVTDGARALVALHHEVETRLDGLGFEREDRPFRAHLTIGRVKAPLGSRAQGVLSSLPPTEVGRCQVGHVTLFESRLSPKGPTYSAVMTSVLAR is encoded by the coding sequence ATGCGCCTCTTCATCGCGGTTGAACTCGACGACGTGGTGCGACGGAGCGCGGCGGCGGTCGCCGAGCGCCTGGACCAGGAATTTCGGCGGGGAAACGCACGCCGCAGCGTGACGTGGGTGGCGCAGCAGAACCTCCATCTGACCCTGCGGTTCCTCGGTGAGGTCGATGCCTCCCGGGCGAACGGTGTGATCGCCCGCCTCACACCGCCGTTTGCCACGTCACGCTTCGACATTGCGGTCGCCGGTGTCGGCGCATTCCCGCCGTCGGGGCCGCCGCGGGTGATCTGGATGGGCGTCACCGACGGTGCGCGCGCGCTGGTCGCCCTTCACCATGAGGTCGAGACCCGACTCGATGGCCTCGGTTTCGAGCGGGAGGATCGGCCGTTCCGCGCGCATCTGACGATCGGCCGCGTCAAGGCGCCCCTCGGTTCGCGCGCCCAGGGCGTCCTGTCCAGCCTCCCGCCGACCGAGGTCGGCCGCTGCCAGGTCGGCCACGTCACGCTGTTCGAGAGCCGCCTCTCGCCGAAGGGCCCCACGTACTCCGCGGTGATGACCTCGGTGCTGGCGCGTTGA